A DNA window from Etheostoma spectabile isolate EspeVRDwgs_2016 chromosome 22, UIUC_Espe_1.0, whole genome shotgun sequence contains the following coding sequences:
- the ube3c gene encoding ubiquitin-protein ligase E3C, translating into MFSFEGDFKTRPKVSLGGASKKEEKASLLHRTQEERRKREDERKRLKNAIIIQSYIRGYQDLKRQYAIQRARFDECVSQTHGGGAQHVLDGPGLCLLSRQLIFFYRQSVDAHKLIWLCQNLVKHNGQFVKLLVGPQRQTCLFQIKRILGFCCRLLQNCKDDSLNVTVPMRMLDIFSSEKTYLPVIPDANYVASLLEQILHYMVQTGYYRSLYILVNHRLPSSLEYSDSPSIPMASTLLEHILKPLHFSYSSCTTGARQFVFAAFTEEFISAPFTEQIFHFFIPALSDVRLSFPFEAFLSSLRATIGSSSAAQSRAPWVFYFVLSAGENCLGSLSEEGLLLYLRALQTLLPLLPVSESSSRPEVTSDSEDDDETGIHPPPKQDDSRISVQLITEECVHKLDTKHQTNALLNLVWRDSASEEVFTMMASICHTLMVQHRLMVPKVRLLYSLAFNARFLRHLWYLITSMTTKMITGSMVPLLQLISRGSPMSFEDSNRIIPLFYLFSSLFSHSLISVHDSEFFGHELEGQTQSSMMPFTLLELVTLSRCLRDACLGIIKLAYPETKTEHREEYMAAFRSVGVKTNTAVQHRIQAEQKRWVQLFKVITNLVKMVKARDIRRPFCPAGHWLSEEVNIRADKVTQLYVPSARHVWRTRRMGRIGPLQSTLDVGLEPPQLSVSEERHLAILTELPFVVPFEERVKIFQRLIYADKRDVQGDGPFPDGISVTIRRNYIYEDAYDKLSPENEPDLKKRIRVHLLNAHGLDEAGIDGGGIFREFLNELLKSGFNPNQGFFKTTNESLLYPNPAAEMLIGDSFTRHYYFLGRILGKALYENMLVELPFASFFLSKLLGTSAEVDIHHLASLDPEMYRNLLFLKSYEGDVEELGLNFTVVNNDLGEAQVVELKLGGKDIPVTTANRIAYIHLVADYRLNKQIRPHCLAFRQGLANVVNLEWLRMFDQQEIQVLISGAHVPICLDDLKNFTNYSGGYTATHPVIQIFWEVVESFTDEEKRKLLRFVTSCSRPPLLGFKELYPAFCIHNGGSDLERLPTASTCMNLLKLPEFCDQHLMRNKLLYAIESSAGFELS; encoded by the exons ATGTTTAGTTTTGAGGGAGATTTCAAGACAAGACCCAAGGTATCACTTGGAGGAGCAAGTAAAAAG gagGAGAAAGCCTCTCTGCTGCACCGCACtcaagaagaaagaagaaaaagagag GATGAAAGAAAACGACTGAAGAATGCTATAATCATTCAGTCCTACATACGTGGCTACCAGGACTTAAAACGACAG TATGCCATCCAAAGGGCCAGGTTTGACGAGTGTGTCAGCCAGACGCACGGAGGGGGAGCTCAGCATGTCTTGGACGGTCCTGGTCTCTGCCTCTTATCAAGACAACTCATATTTTTCTACAGACAAAGTGTGGATGCACATAAATTG ATATGGTTGTGCCAGAACCTGGTGAAACACAATGGTCAGTTTGTTAAGCTGTTGGTGGGcccacagagacagacatgttTGTTTCAGATCAAGAGGATCTTAGGCTTCTGCTGCAG ACTCCTACAGAATTGCAAGGATGACAGTTTAAATGTGACGGTTCCCATGCGGATGCTAGACATCTTTTCTTCAGAGAAAACTTATCTTCCTGTTATTCCAGATGCGAACTATGTAGCTTCATTACTCGAGCAGATTTTGCACTATATGGTACAGACTG GATACTACAGGTCGCTGTATATTCTTGTTAATCACAGGCTCCCTTCTAGTCTGGAGTACAGTGACTCTCCCTCTATTCCTATGGCAAGCACACTGTTGGAGCACATCCTCAAACCTCTGCACTTTTCCTACTCCTCCTGCACAACCGGCGCAAG gcagtttgtatttgcagcctTTACCGAGGAGTTTATCTCTGCACCGTTCACCGAGCagatttttcatttctttatccCGGCACTGTCGGACGTCCGTCTCTCGTTTCCATTCGAGGCCTTCTTGAGCTCCCTTCGTGCCACCATAGGTTCCTCCTCAGCAGCACAGAGCCGGGCACCGTGGGTGTTTTACTTTGTCCTCTCTGCAGGGGAGAACTGCTTAG GCTCACTGTCAGAGGAGGGTCTCCTGCTGTACCTTCGGGCTCTGCAGACACTACTGCCACTGCTGCCCGTGTCAGAGAGCAGCAGCAGGCCTGAAGTTACCAGTGACTCAGAGGATGACGATGAGACTGGCATCCATCCACCACCCAAGCAG GATGACAGCAGAATCTCTGTGCAGCTGATCACAGAAGAGTGTGTCCACAAACTGGACACTAAGCATCAGACTAACGCCCTGTTGAACCTGGTGTGGAGGGATTCGGCCAGCGAAGAGGTTTTCACCATGATGGCATCCATCTGTCACACGCTCATGGTTCAGCATCGCCTCATGGTGCCAAAAGTCAg ACTTTTGTACAGTTTAGCTTTCAATGCACGTTTCCTGAGGCATCTTTGGTACCTGATAACTTCCATGACAACAAAAATGATCACTGG CTCCATGGTGCCGCTGCTACAGCTAATCTCGCGAGGGTCTCCCATGTCGTTTGAAGACTCCAACCGCATCATTCCCCTCTTCTATCTCTTCAGCTCTCTCTTCTCCCACTCGCTTATTTCTGTGCACGACAGCGAGTTTTTCGGTCACGAACTGGAAG GTCAGACGCAGTCCTCCATGATGCCCTTCACGCTGTTAGAGCTGGTGACTCTGTCTCGCTGTCTGAGGGACGCGTGCCTGGGAATCATCAAGCTGGCTTACCccgagaccaaaacagagcacCGCGAAGAGTACATGGCTGCCTTCCGCAGTGTGGGTGTCAAGACAAACACTGCGGTTCAGCATCGGATCCAGGCCGAGCAGAAACGCTGGGTACAACTCTTCAAA GTCATCACTAACTTGGTGAAGATGGTGAAAGCTCGCGACATAAGACGACCCTTCTGTCCAGCAGGTCATTGGCTTTCCGAGGAGGTCAACATCCGCGCAGATAAG GTCACCCAGTTGTATGTCCCTTCTGCAAGACATGTGTGGAGAACGCGAAGGATGGGCCGCATTGGACCACTTCAGTCAACACTTGATG TGGGTTTAGAGCCGCCACAGCTTTCTGTGTCTGAAGAGAGACATCTGGCCATCCTCACTGAGCTCCCTTTTGTGGTTCCCTTCGAAGAGCGAGTCAAG ATCTTCCAGAGGTTAATCTATGCTGACAAACGGGACGTGCAGGGGGACGGGCCATTCCCTGATGGCATCAGTGTCACCATCAGACGCAACTACATCTATGAAGATGCCTACGATAAACTCTCTCCAGAAAATG AACCGGACCTGAAGAAAAGGATTAGAGTCCATCTGCTGAATGCTCACGGTCTGGACGAGGCCGGCATTGACGGTGGCGGCATCTTTCGCGAGTTCCTCAATGAGCTCCTTAAGTCTGGCTTCAATCCCAACCAGGGCTTCTTCAAGACGACCAACGAGAGCCTGCTGTACCCCAACCCCGCTGCAGAGATGCTGATTGGAGACTCCTTCACGAGGCATTACTATTTTCTAGGCAGGATTCTTGGAAAG GCGCTGTATGAGAACATGCTGGTGGAGTTGCCCTTTGCTAGTTTCTTCCTGTCCAAACTTTTGGGGACCAGTGCGGAAGTAGACATCCACCACCTGGCATCGTTGGACCCGGAGATGTACCGCAATCTCCTCTTCCTTAAGAGCTATGAGGGTGATGTGGAGGAGCTGGGCCTCAACTTCACTGTGGTCAACAACGATCTGGGAGAGGCTCAG GTGGTTGAGCTGAAGCTGGGAGGCAAAGACATTCCTGTGACCACAGCAAACCGGATAGCCTACATCCATTTGGTGGCTGACTACAGACTGAACAAGCAGATCCGGCCTCACTGCCTGGCCTTCAGACAGGGCCTGGCCAATGTGGTCAACCTGGAGTGGCTGCGCATGTTTGACCAGCAGGAGATCCAG GTGCTGATATCTGGGGCTCATGTGCCAATTTGTCTTGATGACCTTAAAAATTTCACAAACTACTCAG GAGGGTACACAGCCACTCACCCAGTCATCCAGATCTTTTGGGAGGTGGTTGAAAGCTTCACAGACGAGGAAAAACGCAAGCTGCTGAGGTTTGTCACCAGCTGCTCCAGACCTCCACTGCTGGGCTTCAAG GAGCTTTACCCGGCCTTCTGCATCCACAATGGCGGCAGCGACCTGGAACGCCTGCCCACGGCCAGCACCTGCATGAACCTGCTCAAGCTCCCGGAGTTCTGCGACCAGCACCTGATGAGGAACAAGCTGTTGTACGCCATTGAGTCCTCTGCCGGGTTTGAACTGAGCTGA
- the mnx1 gene encoding motor neuron and pancreas homeobox protein 1 yields MEKSKNFRIDALLAVDTPKVQTSPLALVTSLSSSSIPSSGSVAAPELSAESLRTETPSPPRISNCGLIPKPGFLNSPHSMVGLHPQSTAGIPAQALYGHPMYTYSAAALTGQHPALSYSYPHGSHHHHSDPIKLTASTFQLDHWLRVSTAGMMLPKMSDFNSQAQSNLLGKCRRPRTAFTSQQLLELEHQFKLNKYLSRPKRFEVATSLMLTETQVKIWFQNRRMKWKRSKKAKEQAAQEAEKQKGNKGGQEKSDGLQQSDYKSKTDSKNGRIRDFRDSDDDEGDTFLYNSSDCSSDDERNHTSDISPQP; encoded by the exons ATGGAGAAATCTAAAAACTTTCGCATTGACGCTCTTTTAGCAGTAGATACACCCAAGGTGCAGACCTCTCCGCTTGCGCTTGTCACTtccctgtcctcctcctccatcccgTCGTCTGGAAGTGTGGCAGCCCCGGAGCTAAGCGCCGAGTCTTTACGCACTGAGACGCCGTCTCCGCCAAGGATCTCCAACTGCGGGTTGATTCCTAAACCGGGTTTCCTGAACAGTCCGCACAGCATGGTTGGATTACATCCGCAGAGTACTGCAGGGATCCCCGCACAAGCTCTCTACGGCCATCCTATGTACACCTACTCCGCAGCTGCCCTCACAGGCCAACACCCTGCCCTGTCCTACTCCTATCCACACGGCTCCCATCACCACCACAGTGATCCCATCAAACTGACAGCCAGCACCTTCCAGCTGGACCACTGGCTCCGGGTCTCCACAGCCGGGATGATGCTGCCCAAAATGTCTGACTTTAATT ctcaagctCAGTCCAACTTGCTTGGTAAGTGCAGAAGACCAAGAACTGCATTCACAAGTCAGCAGCTGTTGGAGCTGGAGCATCAATTCAAACTGAATAAGTACCTGTCACGACCGAAGCGCTTTGAAGTGGCTACGTCCCTCATGCTGACAGAAACTCAG GTTAAAATCTGGTTCCAAAACAGACGCATGAAGTGGAAGAGAAGTAAGAAGGCCAAAGAGCAGGCCGCCCAGGAGGCCGAGAAGCAGAAAGGCAACAAGGGCGGCCAGGAGAAATCTGACGGACTTCAACAGTCGGACTATAAGAGCAAGACAGACTCaaaaaatggcagaataagAGACTTTCGAGACAGTGATGACGACGAAGGCGATACTTTCCTGTACAACTCGTCAGACTGCTCCTCAGACGACGAGAGGAATCACACCAGTGACATAAGTCCGCAGCCTTGA